The window GGCATCTTGCGACAACGTAACTCTAGCCGTAAATCCGGCTCCCGAGATTCCTCCCAGCGATGGGAGGTTTCGCTTTTATAGGCTTCTACGCACTTTCTCTAAGAGTTGTTGAAAAGGGGCCGGTTCCATTCTCCACATTATTCTCGAAAGTCTTCGAGCACTTATCGTTCTCAGTTGAGAAAAAATAATGCCGTAGTAAATTCCGTCATGGGTGTGTCCATATATGTACTGCCCATCTCTCTCCTTGCTTGTTGTCGGAGCGATAAGGAGCTTGTCTCTATTGTACTTCTTCAACACAATTACCGGTCTTTCAAATTTTTCATGTTTTCCATCTTCTTCTCTCCCGATATTCACCCCTAGACTAGCCCACCACACCTCGCCCTCCTTGAACGGTGTAAAAATTTCAGTTGCGTCCAACGTTTTCTTTATCGTATTCCACCTGTCGAAATCTTTTTTGTATCCTAGGTCGTCCATCTATTCAGCTTAGCAAAACACCGATAGAGAAACTGCCAAGAAAGGTTCAAGAAATCCCTAATTTCTGATAAAGAAAAAATAAAACCCGACGACAAATACTTGTCGTCGGGTTCGCCTCAAATGACGCCGGTCTTCTGATACTTCTTCCACAGCGGCAGCCAGCTTTCGCGAAACACCGCGAGCCAGATCTCGTCGTAGAAAACGCCATCCCGGAAGAACTGCGCCTTGCGACGAGCTTCTTCCCGATATCCGCACTTTTCGCTGTAACGCTTGCTCCGCCCGTTGAAGGCGAGCACGTTTGAGCTGATCTTGCGGAGTCCAAGGCGATTGAAGGCGTAGTCGAGCATCAGCATCTTCGCTTCGCTGCCGTAACCCTTGCCCAAGTACTCCTTTTCTCCGATCATCGCGCCAGTGGTCGCGGTTCCGTTGATCCAATTGATCTGATGGATTGCCATCACGCCGATCGCCTTGCCGTTTTTGGTGGTAAGGATGAAGACGACATCGGTTTGCTTTTGTTCGGATACGCGCTCAAGCCATTTCTCTTCGTCCTTTTCCAACATCGGGAAATTGACCGCAAGGTAGTGATTTACTTCGGGGTCGTTGATCCAGCGCAAAAGAAGAGGGAGGTCTTTTTTGAGCGGGGGACGCAGATTAACTTTTCGTCCAGCACGGAATACGAGTGTTTTCATGGGATGTGTTTTTTGCAATGAACTACACGGCCGCAAGATCGCTCTTGCTTTTCGAACCGTACTGAACGCGGAACAGAAAATCCCGACTTTCGTTCAGTCGGGATTTGTCTAAATAGTATTGGAGTCAGCGATTACTGATTACAATAGGGATTTACACACATTGCGACTGAATAAAACGGGCTGTCGGTGTCCTTTCGGGACGCGACGAAGACGCCATAGAGGGTGGCGTTTGGTCCGATATTCATATGTTCGCATGGGTAATGCATGAGAGTATAATAGCACGGGTGTAAAATAAAGTCAAATACTTTACATACATTAAAAACCATGTTACGGTGGGTCCAGAAAGCTTGAATTATGCCGACACTATACTCACTATCGACCACCATTCCTTTAGATGCCAACGGTAACCCAATAGGCGAAAGTGCCCCAACAACAGCAGAGATCCTCGCGACATCTGGTCTACTCCATCTGTTTCTGGGCAGTAGGTTTCTGGTGGAGGACGATGGCGGAGTCCGGAGAGTTCAGGTTGACGAAATGCTGACATTTCCCCTGACTGACACGGTCAATTTTCACCCAAAAAGTGCGTGCCCTCAATTACTACTCCTTGCGAACCTGGTTCCATTACGGGAAGCCGAGCCAGCGATTGCGGACAGAGAGGCAAGAACATTTTGTCTCTGCGGAGTCTGTGTTGTATCACAGCAACAATTGAATTTTTACTTCCAAGAGGGAAGACTCAAAGTCCGCATCAGTTGAAGGGTTTGTGTCGAACCACTCCTTGCCCCAGGCAGGAGCGGTTTTTTATTTACCTGGATCCTGTGCTTCCGAAGGGATGGATCGGGGTCGTGCAGGATTTTCAGACAAAGAAAAAACCGCGTGGCGCACTGGGCGTCACGCGGTTCGAGAGTGTCAGTCAGGCTTTACTTTTTCATGTCTTCATCAGGGATCAATTCAGCGGTCTGGAGACACATGGGTGAATCGAAGCAGAAGTAGGTTCCGTCCTTGGACCGACCGAAGCTGGTGAGCCAGACAGTCACCCTGTCGCCAACCTGTAGCGGCTTGCCGCTGAAGGCGAGGGGGCGGTAGGTGGGGTCGCCGTCGGTCCAGACTTCGACCTGATACAGTCCGTGATATTCCACGACTCGGGTCACCGTACCGGTCTGGACCTTTGGCCCGTAGATCGGAACAGACTTGGCGATGAGGCGGATCTCTTGTGAGGATTTGTCATCCGGTGCGAAATGCGCCCAGGCAATGAGAGTCAACACCGCGGCGATAAAAATGCAACCGAACCGGGTGACAGAGCGGAATTCTTTGTCGAGAGTCTTCATGTGTGGAGTGCAAATGAACCGATACATACTGAGGGTATGCGCCTTGTCGGGGTGATGGATTACTCTGCATCAACACCCTAACGCTGGTAGTATTATAGCACGCAATATGGCAAAAAGTCAA of the Patescibacteria group bacterium genome contains:
- a CDS encoding GNAT family protein → MKTLVFRAGRKVNLRPPLKKDLPLLLRWINDPEVNHYLAVNFPMLEKDEEKWLERVSEQKQTDVVFILTTKNGKAIGVMAIHQINWINGTATTGAMIGEKEYLGKGYGSEAKMLMLDYAFNRLGLRKISSNVLAFNGRSKRYSEKCGYREEARRKAQFFRDGVFYDEIWLAVFRESWLPLWKKYQKTGVI
- a CDS encoding type II toxin-antitoxin system PemK/MazF family toxin, which produces MDDLGYKKDFDRWNTIKKTLDATEIFTPFKEGEVWWASLGVNIGREEDGKHEKFERPVIVLKKYNRDKLLIAPTTSKERDGQYIYGHTHDGIYYGIIFSQLRTISARRLSRIMWRMEPAPFQQLLEKVRRSL